One Burkholderia sp. WP9 genomic window, TCAATCAACTGGTTCGCAAAGGCCGCGCGTCGGAAACGACGAAGAGCAAGAGCCCGGCTTTGCAGGACTGCCCCCAGCGTCGCGGCGTGTGCACCCGTGTGTACACCACGACGCCGAAGAAGCCTAACTCGGCACTGCGTAAGGTTGCCAAGGTTCGTCTGACGAACGGCTTCGAAGTCATTTCGTACATCGGTGGTGAAGGCCACAACCTGCAGGAACACTCGGTCGTGCTGATTCGCGGCGGCCGTGTGAAGGACTTGCCGGGTGTGCGTTACCACATGGTTCGCGGCTCGCTGGATACCCAGGGCGTCAAGGATCGTAAGCAGGCTCGCTCGAAGTACGGTGCGAAGCGTGCAAAAGCTGGTAAATAAGCTGGCAAGTAATTAGCCGGTCAGTAGTTTCAGGTCGCCTGCATAGGCGGTAATAGCGGTGGTGCCGGAATCGCCGGTGCTGTCGAGTAAGTGGTCACCCGACCAGGCTGGTAAGTCGTTAGAGATGAATCGGGTTAGTTGGTGGCCGCGGGGCTAAAAATAGCTCCAACTGAAAAGTTAAAGGAAGAAACATGCCGCGTCGTCGCGAAGTCCCCAAGCGGGAAGTGTTGCCGGATCCGAAGTTCGGTAACGTTGATGTAGCTAAGTTCATGAACGTGCTGATGCTCTCTGGCAAGAAGTCGGTTGCCGAGCGTATCGTGTACGGCGCTTTCGAACAGATCCAGACCAAGGGTGGCAAGGACCCGCTGGAAGTGTTCACGGTAGCGCTCAACAACGTCAAGCCGGTGGTCGAAGTGAAGAGCCGCCGCGTTGGTGGTGCGAACTATCAGGTTCCGGTCGAAGTGCGCCCGTCGCGTCGTATGGCATTGGCGATGCGTTGGCTGCGTGAAGCCGCGAAGAAGCGCAGCGAGAAGTCGATGGCCCTGCGTCTGGCAGGTGAACTCTCCGAAGCGGCCGAAGGCCGTGGCGGCGCAATGAAGAAGCGCGACGAAGTTCACCGGATGGCAGAAGCCAACAAGGCGTTCTCGCACTTCCGTTTCTAAGCTTCCCGAACCCGGGTTTAGCAGAAAAAACGGAAAGAAATTCCGGGCGGGTGCGCTTACAAAGCGCCTCGCCCGTTTGTGTTACAGCGCGATGGGTATTTTCTCGCATCGCGTCATCCCAATAGAGGATCAAAGTGGCTCGCAAGACACCTATCGAGCGCTACCGTAACATCGGTATTAGCGCTCACATCGACGCCGGCAAAACGACGACGACCGAGCGCATCCTGTTCTACACCGGCGTGAACCATAAGATTGGTGAAGTTCACGACGGCGCTGCCACCATGGACTGGATGGAGCAGGAGCAGGAACGCGGCATCACGATCACGTCCGCTGCTACCACGGCGTTTTGGAAAGGCATGGCCGGCGACCGCGCTGAGCACCGCATCAACATCATCGACACCCCGGGCCACGTTGACTTCACAATTGAAGTTGAGCGCTCGATGCGCGTGCTCGACGGCGCGTGCATGGTTTACTGTGCTGTGGGTGGCGTTCAGCCCCAGTCGGAAACCGTGTGGCGTCAGGCTAATAAGTACAAGGTTCCCCGTCTCGCGTTCATCAACAAGATGGACCGCACCGGCGCGAACTTCTTCAAGGTTTACGACCAGCTCAAGCTGCGTCTGAAGGCGAACCCGGTTCCGGTCGTGGTGCCTATCGGTGCAGAAGAAAACTTCACGGGCGTCGTCGATCTGCTGAAGATGAAAGCGATCATTTGGGACGAAGCGTCCCAAGGCACGAAGTTCTCGTACGAAGAAATTCCGGCGGAACTGGCTGACTCGTGCACGGAATGGCGCGAGAAGATGGTCGAAGCGGCTGCCGAGTCGAGCGAAGAATTGATGAACAAGTACCTGGAAGAGGGCGAGCTCTCTGAAGCGGAAATCATCAAGGGTCTGCGCGACCGTACGATCGCTTGCGAAATCCAGCCGATGCTTTGCGGCACCGCGTTCAAGAACAAGGGCGTGCAACGCATGCTGGACGCCGTGCTCGACTTCCTGCCTTCGCCGATCGACATCCCGCCGGTTACCGGCGAGCTGGAAAACGGTGAAAAGGGCGAGCGCCGCGCTGCCGACGACGAAAAGTTCTCGGCACTGGCGTTCAAGATCATGACCGACCCGTTCGTCGGCCAGCTGATCTTCTTCCGCGTGTACTCGGGCGTCGTGAATTCCGGCGACACCGTGCTGAACGCGACCAAAGACAAGAAGGAACGTCTGGGTCGTATTCTGCAGATGCACGCGAACCAGCGCGAAGAAATCAAGGAAGTCCGCGCGGGCGACATCGCAGCAGCAGTCGGCCTGAAAGACGCGACGACCGGCGACACGCTGTGCGATCCGCAAAGCCCGATCGTGCTCGAACGCATGATTTTCCCGGAGCCGGTGATTTCGCAGGCTGTTGAACCGAAGACGAAGCCTGACCAGGAAAAGATGGGTCTGGCGCTGAACCGTCTGGCACAAGAAGATCCGTCGTTCCGCGTTCAAACGGACGAAGAATCGGGCCAAACCATTATTTCGGGCATGGGCGAGCTCCACCTGGAAATTCTGGTTGACCGTATGAAGCGCGAATTCGGCGTGGAAGCGACTGTCGGCAAGCCGCAAGTTGCTTACCGCGAAACGATTCGCGGTAAGGCGGAAGACGTTGACGGCAAGTTCGTCAAGCAGTCGGGTGGTCGCGGCCAGTACGGTCACGCGGTCATCACGCTCGAGCCGAATGAGCAAGGCAAGGGCTACGAGTTCCTCGACGAGATCAAGGGCGGTGTGATTCCGCGCGAATACATCCCGGCGGTGGACAAGGGTATCCAGGAAACGCTGAAGGCAGGCGTGCTGGCAGGCTTCCCGGTCGTCGACGTCAAGGTTCACCTGACGTTCGGTTCGTACCACGACGTTGACTCGAACGAAAATGCGTTCCGCATGGCCGGCTCGATGGCGTTCAAGGAAGCAATGCGTAAGGCTCAACCGGTCATCCTCGAACCGATGATGGCTGTGGAAGTCGAAACGCCTGAAGATTACATGGGCAACGTGATGGGCGACCTGTCGGGTCGTCGCGGCATCGTGCAGGGTATGGACGACATGGTTGGCGGCGGCAAGATCGTTCGCGCCGAAGTCCCGCTGTCGGAAATGTTCGGCTACTCGACGTCGCTGCGTTCGCTGACCCAAGGTCGTGCAACGTACACGATGGAGTTCAAGCACTACTCCGAAGCACCGCGTAACGTGTCCGAAGCGATCATCAACGCGAAGTCGAAGTAATCGCGCGGCAAGTCATTCAACGATTAACTTTTTGAAAGAAGAGAAACATGGCTAAAGGTAAATTCGAACGGACCAAGCCGCACGTGAACGTCGGCACGATCGGTCACGTTGACCACGGCAAGACCACGCTGACGGCAGCGATCACGACGGTTCTGACGCAGAAGTTTGGCGGCGAAGCGAAGGCATACGACCAGATCGACGCGGCGCCGGAAGAAAAGGCACGTGGTATCACGATCAACACGGCACACGTCGAGTACGAAACGGCCAACCGCCACTACGCACACGTCGACTGCCCGGGCCACGCTGACTATGTGAAGAACATGATCACGGGCGCAGCGCAGATGGACGGCGCGATCCTGGTGTGCTCGGCCGCTGACGGCCCGATGCCGCAAACGCGTGAGCACATCCTGCTGGCGCGTCAGGTTGGCGTTCCGTACATCATCGTGTTCCTGAACAAGTGCGACATGGTGGACGACGCTGAGCTGCTGGAGCTGGTCGAGATGGAAGTTCGCGAACTTCTGTCGAAGTACGACTTCCCGGGCGACGAAACGCCGATCATCAAGGGTTCTGCCAAGCTGGCGCTGGAAGGCGACAAGGGCGAGCTGGGCGAAGTGGCGATCATGAATCTGGCCGACGCGCTGGACACGTACATCCCGACGCCGGAGCGCGCAGTTGACGGCGCATTCCTGATGCCGGTGGAAGACGTGTTCTCGATCTCGGGTCGCGGCACGGTGGTGACGGGTCGCGTTGAGCGCGGCGTTGTGAAGGTTGGCGAGGAAATCGAAATCGTCGGTATCAAGCCGACGGTGAAGACGACCTGCACGGGCGTGGAAATGTTCCGCAAGCTGCTCGACCAGGGTCAGGCAGGCGACAACGTCGGTATCCTGCTGCGCGGCACGAAGCGTGAAGACGTGGAGCGTGGCCAGGTTCTGGCCAAGCCGGGTTCGATCAACCCGCACACGCACTTCACGGCTGAAGTGTACGTGCTGAGCAAGGATGAAGGCGGTCGTCACACGCCGTTCTTCAACAACTACCGTCCGCAGTTCTACTTCCGTACGACGGACGTGACGGGCTCGATCGAGTTGCCGAAGGACAAGGAAATGGTGATGCCGGGCGACAACGTATCGATCACGGTGAAGCTGATCAACCCGATCGCGATGGAAGAAGGTCTGCGCTTCGCAATCCGCGAAGGCGGCCGTACGGTTGGCGCAGGTGTGGTCGCCAAGATTCTCGAGTAAAATCGCGGATTGACGTATTTGCTGTAAGTGGTGCCCGGAGCCGGGCGCCCGCCCTCAGCGGGCATCCGGCTCTACGTTCTTTTACTGTCTGGCGGTGCAATATCGCCTCGCTCTTTCCAAGGAATTGTCATGCAGAACCAGAAAATCCGTATTCGCCTGAAGGCTTTCGACTATCGCCTGATCGATCAATCGGCTGCTGAAATCGTCGACACGGCAAAGCGGACTGGCGCAATCGTTCGTGGTCCGGTTCCCCTGCCGACCCGTATTCAACGCTTCGACATCCTGCGTTCGCCGCACGTCAACAAGACGTCGCGCGACCAGCTCGAAATCCGTACGCACCAACGTCTGATGGACATCGTCGATCCGACGGATAAGACCGTTGACGCATTGATGAAGCTGGACCTGCCGGCTGGCGTGGACGTGGAAATCAAGCTGCAATAAGGCTTCAAAGCGTTGCCTGGCGTACCTGGCAACGCTAAGTCATTGATTGCTTGCGGAAAACGAGAGGCCTCGCTATAATAGTGGGCTTTTCGCGCATTTGCGCAAAAAAGTCGGTGTGCTGCAGCATGAATTCATGCCCGAAACGGCACCGGCATTTTGTAAATTAGCCCCGACCAATCGCAGTCGGGAATGGAGAAAACGATGAGCCTTGGACTCGTAGGTCGCAAGGTTGGCATGACCCGTATCTTCACGGCAGAAGGGGATTCGATTCCCGTTACCGTGCTGGACGTGTCCGACAACCGCGTGACGCAGATCAAGACTGTTGAAACCGACGGCTACACGGCCGTGCAGGTTGCATTCGGTACGCGCCGTGCATCGCGCGTGACGAAGCCGTTGGCCGGTCATCTCGCCAAAGCCGGTGTTCAAGCCGGTGAAATCCTCAAAGAATTCCAGATCGATGCTGCCAAGGCTGCCGAGTTGTCGAACGGCACCGTGGTCGGTCCCGACCTGTTCGAAGTAGGCCAGAAGGTCGACGTGCAAGGCGTGTCGATCGGTAAGGGCTACGCCGGTACCATCAAGCGTTACAACTTCGCATCCGGCCGTGCATCGCACGGTAACTCGCGCTCGCACAACGTGCCGGGTTCGATCGGTATGGCGCAGGATCCGGGTCGTGTTTTCCCGGGTAAGCGCATGACCGGTCACATGGGTGACGATACGGTAACCGTGCAAAACCTCGAAATCGCTCGTATCGACGCTGACCGCAAGCTGTTGCTGGTCAAGGGCGCCGTTCCGGGTGCGAAGGGTGGCAAGGTATTCGTTACGCCGGCCGTGAAGACGCGTGCCGTGAAAGGAGCGAAATAATGGAACTTAAGCTCCTGAATGCCAATGGTCAGGAAGGTGCAGGCGTTAGCGCGTCGGACGTCGTGTTCGGCCGCGATTACAACGAAGCCCTGATTCACCAGGTGGTGGTGGCGTATCAAGCGAATGCCCGTAGCGGTAACCGCGCGCAGAAGGACCGTGAGCAAGTCAAGCACACGACCAAGAAGCCGTGGCGCCAGAAGGGTACGGGTCGCGCCCGTGCCGGTATGTCGTCGAGCCCGTTGTGGCGCGGCGGTGGCCGGATCTTCCCGAATTCGCCGGAAGAAAACTTTTCGCACAAGGTCAACAAGAAGATGCATCGCGCAGGTCTCTGCTCGATCTTCTCGCAGCTGGCCCGCGAAGGCCGTATCTCGGTAGTCGACGAGCTGACGCTCGAAGCGCCGAAGACGAAGCTGCTGGCCGAAAAATTCAAGGCGATGGGTCTCGACTCCGTGCTGGTGATTACCGACACGGTTGACGAAAACCTGTACCTCGCGTCGCGCAACCTCGCCCATGTGGCAGTTGTCGAGCCGCGTTACGCCGACCCGCTGTCGCTGATCTACTTCAAGAAGATCCTGATCACGAAGGCTGCGGTCGCCCAGATCGAGGAGTTGCTGTCATGAGCGAGATTCGCAAGAACGATCATCGTTTGATGCAGGTCCTGCTCGCGCCGGTGATCTCCGAAAAGGCGACGCTGGTGGCCGACAAGAACGAGCAAGTCGTGTTCGAAGTCGCGCCCGATGCCACGAAGCAGGAAGTGAAAGCTGCAGTCGAGCTGCTGTTCAAGGTGGAAGTCAATTCCGTCAACGTGCTGGTCTCGAAGGGCAAAGCCAAGCGCTTTGGCCGCTTCATGGGCAAGCGCAAGGACGTGAAGAAGGCGTATGTCTGCCTGAAGCCCGGCCAGGAAATCAACTTTGAAGCGGAGGCCAAGTAATCATGGCAATCGTTAAAGTTAAGCCGACTTCGCCGGGCCGCCGTGCGATGGTCAAGGTGGTCAACAAGGATCTGCATAAAGGCAAGCCGTTCGCACCGCTGCTCGACTCGCAATCCACGACCGCCGGCCGTAACAACAACGGCCACATCACGACCCGTCATAAGGGTGGTGGTCACAAGCATCACTATCGTGTCGTCGATTTCCGTCGCAACAAGGACGGTATCGCAGCGAAGGTCGAACGCCTTGAGTACGATCCGAACCGTAGCGCGAACATTGCGCTGGTTCTGTACGCAGACGGCGAACGCCGCTACATCATCGCTCCGAAGGGTATCACCGTCGGTCAGCAACTGATGTCAGGTTCGGAAGCGCCGATTCGTGCAGGCAACACGCTGCCGATCCGCAACATTCCGGTCGGTACGACGATTCACTGCATCGAAATGCTGCCTGGCAAGGGCGCGCAAATGGCGCGTTCGGCTGGTACGTCGGCGATGCTGCTGGCTCGTGAAGGCATCTACGCACAGGTCCGCCTGCGCTCGGGTGAAATCCGCCGCGTCCACGTTGAGTGCCGCGCGACGATTGGTGAAGTTGGCAACGAAGAGCATAGCCTCCGTCAAATCGGTAAGGCTGGCGCGAACCGCTGGCGCGGTATCCGCCCGACGGTGCGTGGCGTTGCAATGAACCCGGTCGATCACCCGCACGGTGGTGGTGAAGGCAAGACGGCTGCAGGTCGCGATCCGGTGAGCCCGTGGGGCACACCTGCTAAGGGTTATCGCACCCGCAGCAACAAGCGCACGACGAGCATGATCGTCCAGCGCCGTCACAAGCGTTAAGGAGTAGGCAATGGCACGTTCTGTAAAAAAAGGTCCGTTCTGCGACGCCCATTTGCTGAAGAAAGTTGAGGCGGCAGCAGCTTCGCGGGATAAGAAGCCGATCAAAACCTGGTCGCGTCGCTCGACGATCCTCCCGGATTTCATCGGTCTGACGATCGCCGTTCATAACGGCCGTCAACACGTTCCGGTGTACATCTCGGAAAACATGGTCGGCCACAAGCTTGGCGAGTTCGCACTGACCCGTACGTTCAAGGGTCACGCAGCCGACAAGAAGGCTAAGAAATAAGGGGCTCATGATGGAAGTGAAAGCAATTCATCGCGGTGCCCGCATCTCGGCGCAGAAAACGCGCCTTGTGGCTGACCAGATCCGCGGTTTGCCGGTCGACAAGGCGCTGAACGTTCTGACGTTTTCGCCGAAGAAGGCTGCGGGAATCGTGAAAAAGGTCGTGCTGTCGGCGATCGCGAATGCGGAGCATAACGAAGGCGCCGATATCGATGAGCTCAAGATCACGAGCATCTACATCGACAAGGCTGCGTCGCTCAAGCGTTTTACCGCGCGCGCTAAAGGCCGCGGTAACCGCATCGAGAAGCAATCCTGTCACATCACTGTGACGGTCGGGAATTAAGGGGTCATACGATGGGACAGAAAATTCATCCGACTGGCTTCCGTTTGGCCGTCAGCCGCAATTGGGCGTCGCGTTGGTACGCGAACAACAACAATTTCGCGGCGATGTTGCAGGAAGACATCGGTGTTCGTGAAT contains:
- the rpsL gene encoding 30S ribosomal protein S12, encoding MPTINQLVRKGRASETTKSKSPALQDCPQRRGVCTRVYTTTPKKPNSALRKVAKVRLTNGFEVISYIGGEGHNLQEHSVVLIRGGRVKDLPGVRYHMVRGSLDTQGVKDRKQARSKYGAKRAKAGK
- the rpsG gene encoding 30S ribosomal protein S7; protein product: MPRRREVPKREVLPDPKFGNVDVAKFMNVLMLSGKKSVAERIVYGAFEQIQTKGGKDPLEVFTVALNNVKPVVEVKSRRVGGANYQVPVEVRPSRRMALAMRWLREAAKKRSEKSMALRLAGELSEAAEGRGGAMKKRDEVHRMAEANKAFSHFRF
- the fusA gene encoding elongation factor G, which produces MARKTPIERYRNIGISAHIDAGKTTTTERILFYTGVNHKIGEVHDGAATMDWMEQEQERGITITSAATTAFWKGMAGDRAEHRINIIDTPGHVDFTIEVERSMRVLDGACMVYCAVGGVQPQSETVWRQANKYKVPRLAFINKMDRTGANFFKVYDQLKLRLKANPVPVVVPIGAEENFTGVVDLLKMKAIIWDEASQGTKFSYEEIPAELADSCTEWREKMVEAAAESSEELMNKYLEEGELSEAEIIKGLRDRTIACEIQPMLCGTAFKNKGVQRMLDAVLDFLPSPIDIPPVTGELENGEKGERRAADDEKFSALAFKIMTDPFVGQLIFFRVYSGVVNSGDTVLNATKDKKERLGRILQMHANQREEIKEVRAGDIAAAVGLKDATTGDTLCDPQSPIVLERMIFPEPVISQAVEPKTKPDQEKMGLALNRLAQEDPSFRVQTDEESGQTIISGMGELHLEILVDRMKREFGVEATVGKPQVAYRETIRGKAEDVDGKFVKQSGGRGQYGHAVITLEPNEQGKGYEFLDEIKGGVIPREYIPAVDKGIQETLKAGVLAGFPVVDVKVHLTFGSYHDVDSNENAFRMAGSMAFKEAMRKAQPVILEPMMAVEVETPEDYMGNVMGDLSGRRGIVQGMDDMVGGGKIVRAEVPLSEMFGYSTSLRSLTQGRATYTMEFKHYSEAPRNVSEAIINAKSK
- the tuf gene encoding elongation factor Tu encodes the protein MAKGKFERTKPHVNVGTIGHVDHGKTTLTAAITTVLTQKFGGEAKAYDQIDAAPEEKARGITINTAHVEYETANRHYAHVDCPGHADYVKNMITGAAQMDGAILVCSAADGPMPQTREHILLARQVGVPYIIVFLNKCDMVDDAELLELVEMEVRELLSKYDFPGDETPIIKGSAKLALEGDKGELGEVAIMNLADALDTYIPTPERAVDGAFLMPVEDVFSISGRGTVVTGRVERGVVKVGEEIEIVGIKPTVKTTCTGVEMFRKLLDQGQAGDNVGILLRGTKREDVERGQVLAKPGSINPHTHFTAEVYVLSKDEGGRHTPFFNNYRPQFYFRTTDVTGSIELPKDKEMVMPGDNVSITVKLINPIAMEEGLRFAIREGGRTVGAGVVAKILE
- the rpsJ gene encoding 30S ribosomal protein S10, with translation MQNQKIRIRLKAFDYRLIDQSAAEIVDTAKRTGAIVRGPVPLPTRIQRFDILRSPHVNKTSRDQLEIRTHQRLMDIVDPTDKTVDALMKLDLPAGVDVEIKLQ
- the rplC gene encoding 50S ribosomal protein L3, with translation MSLGLVGRKVGMTRIFTAEGDSIPVTVLDVSDNRVTQIKTVETDGYTAVQVAFGTRRASRVTKPLAGHLAKAGVQAGEILKEFQIDAAKAAELSNGTVVGPDLFEVGQKVDVQGVSIGKGYAGTIKRYNFASGRASHGNSRSHNVPGSIGMAQDPGRVFPGKRMTGHMGDDTVTVQNLEIARIDADRKLLLVKGAVPGAKGGKVFVTPAVKTRAVKGAK
- the rplD gene encoding 50S ribosomal protein L4, producing MELKLLNANGQEGAGVSASDVVFGRDYNEALIHQVVVAYQANARSGNRAQKDREQVKHTTKKPWRQKGTGRARAGMSSSPLWRGGGRIFPNSPEENFSHKVNKKMHRAGLCSIFSQLAREGRISVVDELTLEAPKTKLLAEKFKAMGLDSVLVITDTVDENLYLASRNLAHVAVVEPRYADPLSLIYFKKILITKAAVAQIEELLS
- the rplW gene encoding 50S ribosomal protein L23 — its product is MSEIRKNDHRLMQVLLAPVISEKATLVADKNEQVVFEVAPDATKQEVKAAVELLFKVEVNSVNVLVSKGKAKRFGRFMGKRKDVKKAYVCLKPGQEINFEAEAK
- the rplB gene encoding 50S ribosomal protein L2 is translated as MAIVKVKPTSPGRRAMVKVVNKDLHKGKPFAPLLDSQSTTAGRNNNGHITTRHKGGGHKHHYRVVDFRRNKDGIAAKVERLEYDPNRSANIALVLYADGERRYIIAPKGITVGQQLMSGSEAPIRAGNTLPIRNIPVGTTIHCIEMLPGKGAQMARSAGTSAMLLAREGIYAQVRLRSGEIRRVHVECRATIGEVGNEEHSLRQIGKAGANRWRGIRPTVRGVAMNPVDHPHGGGEGKTAAGRDPVSPWGTPAKGYRTRSNKRTTSMIVQRRHKR
- the rpsS gene encoding 30S ribosomal protein S19, whose product is MARSVKKGPFCDAHLLKKVEAAAASRDKKPIKTWSRRSTILPDFIGLTIAVHNGRQHVPVYISENMVGHKLGEFALTRTFKGHAADKKAKK
- the rplV gene encoding 50S ribosomal protein L22; this encodes MMEVKAIHRGARISAQKTRLVADQIRGLPVDKALNVLTFSPKKAAGIVKKVVLSAIANAEHNEGADIDELKITSIYIDKAASLKRFTARAKGRGNRIEKQSCHITVTVGN